A region of Lycium barbarum isolate Lr01 chromosome 1, ASM1917538v2, whole genome shotgun sequence DNA encodes the following proteins:
- the LOC132611294 gene encoding disease resistance protein RPV1-like, which yields MFKACSFYPEVEICELIDKSLLKIDENKYLNMHDLIKDMGREIVHRESPDNPGGRSRLWYSNDICDLLTRYMGTRAVEAIIFESPDLKDVPLNTKTFEKMGKLRLLQINHCYKCLKLMIFSNCVNLKISPKFAGLHRLEVLSFGHCSNLMGLDTTIGDLKRLRILDVSDCEKLRKLPRRIYELKSLENLNLERCSKLEELPDDLGKLAGLKRLNPVATAIKRVPSSVGHLKNLEMLQLSHDFLIKRQFKFSDIFRTWLQPERILSQGGYLPSSVSSLSALKDLQIENCDMSEVDIPFSLASLSSLQNLCFRKNKFHAIPFNVCDLSGLKHLDVSDCPNLQSISKLPLTLQKLTASACKSLERFPTFSDLKRLEELELDRCEMLMEIQGLENLDSVRQVYLWSCKTFGRTLDVANLTPLKDLDLSHCERLIEIRGLENIHSIRYINLFNCKALENPFTEDFFKVESTFLGMFLWIVNGTVDETKNIYPEATIVDLTNGMEFNHRLWTTISFAENSSIHYIPPDYFKCAVKGRERMSIHIESYDFPTEDFVKKSGVYLLYKDKNG from the exons ATGTTCAAAGCTTGTAGTTTCTATCCTGAGGTTGAAATCTGTGAATTGATAGACAAGTCATTGTTAAAAATCGATGAAAATAAGTATCTGAACATGCATGATTTGATTAAGGATATGGGACGAGAAATTGTTCATAGAGAATCACCAGATAACCCAGGCGGACGTAGTAGATTATGGTACTCTAATGACATTTGTGATCTGCTCACAAGATACATG GGTACAAGAGCAGTCGAAGCAATAATCTTTGAATCTCCAGATCTGAAGGATGTTCCTTTGAATACAAAAACATTTGAAAAGATGGGCAAGTTAAGACTCTTACAAATCAATCAT TGTTACAAGTGTTTGAAGCTAATGATATTCAGCAACTGTGTGAACCTCAAGATATCTCCAAAGTTTGCTGGTTTACATCGTCTTGAGGTATTATCATTTGGTCACTGCTCAAATTTAATGGGGTTGGACACAACAATTGGAGATCTGAAGAGACTTCGTATTTTAGATGTGTCTGATTGCGAGAAACTACGGAAACTCCCAAGAAGAATCTACGAGTTAAAATCACTTGAAAATTTAAATCTCGAGCGCTGCTCAAAACTGGAAGAATTGCCTGATGATTTGGGAAAGTTGGCAGGTCTAAAACGATTGAATCCAGTTGCAACAGCTATCAAAAGAGTACCCAGTTCTGTTGGACATTTAAAGAACTTGGAGATGCTACAGCTATCACATGACTTCCTAATTAAAAGACAATTTAAATTTTCTGACATATTTCGAACTTGGTTGCAACCAGAAAGAATCCTTAGTCAAGGGGGGTATTTACCTTCATCAGTTTCAAGTTTAAGTGCTTTAAAAGATTTACAAATTGAGAACTGCGATATGTCTGAAGTTGATATTCCCTTTTCTCTTGCGAGTTTATCATCTCTACAGAATCTATGTTTTAGGAAAAATAAGTTCCATGCCATACCCTTCAACGTTTGTGACCTTTCTGGTCTCAAACATCTCGATGTAAGTGACtgtccaaatcttcaaagcatctCTAAACTTCCTCTCACTCTTCAGAAACTCACTGCTTCTGCGTGCAAGTCATTAGAAAGATTTCCCACTTTTTCCGACTTGAAAAGGTTGGAGGAATTGGAATTAGATCGTTGTGAAATGTTGATGGAGATTCAAGGCTTGGAGAATCTTGATTCTgttagacaagtatacttatggAGCTGCAAGACTTTTGGAAGAACACTAGATGTAGCTAACTTGACTCCATTGAAGGACTTGGACCTTAGTCACTGCGAAAGATTGATTGAGATTCGAGGCTTGGAGAACATTCACTCCATACGCTACATCAACTTATTCAATTGCAAAGCCCTTGAAAATCCTTTCACTGAAGACTTCTTCAAA GTTGAGAGtacattcttaggcatgtttctTTGGATTGTTAATGGAACCGTGGATGAAACCAAAAATATTTATCCTGAAGCCACCATAGTAGATCTAACTAATGGCATGGAGTTTAACCATCGTCTGTGGACAACCATATCCTTTGCAGAAAATTCGTCCATCCATTACATACCACCAGATTACTTCAAATGCGCTGTTAAAGGAAGAGAAAGGATGAGCATTCATATCGAAAGCTATGACTTTCCAACTGAAGATTTTGTGAAGAAATCTGGAGTTTATCTATTGTATAAAGACAAGAATGGCTAG